The sequence below is a genomic window from Anopheles cruzii chromosome 3, idAnoCruzAS_RS32_06, whole genome shotgun sequence.
TGGCTAAACTCATGAgaccgctccgtggacaccgcTTTTACAGTCAATGGTTGAGATAGgagtcgaaacgaagaatgtgctAAAGGCTATTCCTAAAAAATTGTAACTAGTGGAGAAAAAGTAGGAACTATTTTAAAGCCAATggcatagatttagaagaataaagaaatatttttcaaGTGATACGCGAATTCTCGATATTTTTTAGCCACAGTAGTATAGCATACAGAATTAGAACGTTGATCGTGTAATATATTAACCAGCAATGCGTTTTAGAGGAGAGAAAATTATTTCTATAACCTTTCATAGTGGATGGAATACCACGCACTTTAAGCTCGtgcttaaaattaaaacagagCATCGGTCTGTTCGACAATTGTTAAATAAGACTAGGAATTTTCATATCAGAACACGCAAACTAAATTAGGATTGTTTGTATGAATTTCAGGAGACATTTGTTCTCAAATTTTACTCAAAAGTGGGCTTCTTTTCCCAAATATTTAGTAAATGATCAATTCAGGCCGAGCGCAGTTAAACCGGTCTAGCGAAATatttaccaggggtgtgcgttgagattgggactgttaaaaagatggctgtacctgtcgatttggacttcccagtttagcggttcattcatcattaccttgttttgacatcaggtaaatgatttcaggtcgcaaaattaattatttcgatctgcaacccatcattgaaagggttaaactatgtcaacttttgtgcctgaaaatgatgttttgcggggattattatttttctgctccttttgaagaaaactgcttcggaatcgcaccaaatgcttgtcgggacttgtgtttggaaaatcgcagtgctttaagtggtttaaaaagtttcaaaatggcgattttgactttacaaaaaaaagtgtccaaggactccaaaaaacggactttctgatgggacagaaaggtgtggtgtttcacaagctcctaaaacctgatggaaacgttaattccgatcgctactgacaacaaatgatcaatttgaaccatgcattgatcgaaaacgaccaaaaagccgttccagttttttacaatggaggcgcctagtaggccgtggaatcaagtaccaggcgctccaaaaaacaaaaatgtttcaggatactatcaaatcacttggatgggagctgctatccctccccgcctttttcaccagacttggttctttccgaatatcattcattttcatcgatgggacacgtattggctgagcagcccttcgtttttctacgaagaactcgaaatgggatgaccaATTAGTTTACTtgaaaagtcgaagaattctttcgtctgggaatccatgatttagcagagagataggagaaatgtatagctagcgatggcacatactttgaataaaatagaaaatcgcattaaaattttataaacattttttgtgtgttacaaacagtcccaatctcaacgcacacccctggtaaacTCAGTGCTCGATTCGAGTAGCGGCTGCTTGATTTGTGCCCGTGAGCGCGGCTGTTGTTTTTACTGTATTCAACATTTTCGCAGCAAGTTGTAACGCTTTAAGAAGAGTAAaatgtaattgatttttatttccactcAGTTTAGTTTGTGCATAATACATTTTGACTCAAATTATTTTAAGTCTTCGCCATTAGCCGCCCGAAAAGTCACTGTTCAAAATTCCGCCGAACGGGCGGGCGGCTGACTTGGATCCAGCATTGGCCGTACTCTTAATGCACGAACGGCATCGACCGTACCTTTAATGACAGTTAATTGTCAATTTTACAAAAATACATACGAAAAAAGAGACTAATTACTTTTAATGGTTTAATTCGTCGAAGAAATGGTGTTTCTAGCTGGCGTACCCGTTCGAAAGGTGTCTTTGCACTGAAAATCGATGCCTGGTGTGCGGTTTGTAAAGTGTGAAAATTCTCCTACGAAAAGCTCCCGCCCAACTTGAGCACAACGCTCCTGATTCGGCATTATGGTGCAAGAAAAACGCAACGCTTAACGAGAAAGACCTGTGTTGTTCACGCGCGAAACAAAATCATCGCATGCCCAGGCCCCCGAAAGGCACTTTCTTTGGAGCAGTAGTTGTCCAGTGTAGTTTCTGTGTGGATTGGTGTTTGCCAGGGTTTGCGGTACGGCACGCGTTTCGGTGGTGTATCTGTTTACGGCAGGTCGTTTAAGAAGGCATTAGACAGAAGACGGAACGAATAACAACACACCCGCCACCGGGAGGCATCGAGATGTCGACCGGGTTGGTAGATAAATCGTTCGTCAATAATGACGAGTTGTTCTATCTGAAATGGAACAACTTTCAGAAGAACGTGAGCACGCAGTTCGAAAAGCTTCGCGAGGAGGACGATTTGGTGGACATAACGTTCGCCTGCGAGGGTCGAATGCTTACCGCGCACAAATTAGTGCTGTTTGCGTGCAGTCCCTACTTCAAGGAACTTCTGAAGGTAAATACAAAGAACATCGAGATCAACCAAGGTCACAACAAAAGATGGAGCACGAGAAACTAACACCGGTGTTcgttgcttcgttcgttttttatttgtagAAAAATCCCTCCCCGCATCCAGTGTTTTTCATGAACGACGTGAAATACGATGTTCTGAAGGCTATTTTACAGTACATGTATCTGGGCGAGGTGCACATCACCAACGAAAACCTAAAGGAGTTCATCAAAACTGCCGAAGGGTTGCAAATTCGTGGATtgagcaaagaaaacaacgtATGTGCCCAAGATCGGCTCCAAATCCATAGCACACCGGTCCACCAAACGACTAAGGAGACTCCGATGTTGGACTCTCCTGCGTTGTTTGGTATTTCCGATTGTTTATGGGTTTGCGTTGTATTTTTTCCCACTTTCTATCTCCGTTGACCAGAGCATCTCTCGTTCGGCAGGCGGATTTGATAATCCCAACAGGCCCGGACCATGGCGTGGCATGTCTACGCCGGGACgacaaaaatgatcaaatgTTGGACGAATTTTGTCGAAAGCGGGCGGACGTCACGGATATACAATCAGCCTCGTCTGTGCTCAACATCAAACGGGTCAAGACAGGGCCGGACGGCTCGATGACGGGCGGTGCACAGGACGGAAGTGGTAATAGTACCTAAGACCGTGGTCGGTTGAGGCCATACATGGGCTATAATGTGAGCGATGTTCCTTTGCAGTATCAAACGTCGAACCGAAGGTGGAAATGGTAGAGTACTTGGACAGTGAGGCTCCGACACACCATTCGCCAACGTACTGTAGCATGGATAATTATTCGGAAAAGAATAATCCTCGCAACAacgcgatggcggcggcacacatGGGCCCGATGGGCAACGGTAGGgtcacgccaccgccaccgagcagGAATGATGAATGCTAACAAACTGTTGCGATGCGTTTTTTCAGCTGGTTTCCCACCATCTGCAGTTccgcccggggccggagcgGGGGCAAACCAacccggtggttccggtggacATGGCCATGAGCATAATGTGCATGAGTACAAATCGGAGGACGACAGTAGTTGGATGGAAAAATCACTCGACAACATCTCGGTCAACTCCGAGCAAAGCCTAAAGTACAacagtggcagtggtggtggagcCGGTAACGGTGGCAGTAGTGGCAATGGGGGCAGTGACAAGAGCAAGGGACGCACCAGCCGAAACAGCAACCGATCGGTGGATGATAAAGCCAACTGTCTAACGCCCCGGTGTTGTCCGGTGTGTTCACGGCTTTATTCAAACGTGTCCAATCTTCGGCAGCACATGCGGCTGATACACAATCCGACTGCAGTCTGCTGTCCCATCTGCCAGAAGCACTTTAACTCGGAGCTCTACCTGAAACGCCACTACTCGTCGATACATTCGATCAATCCGAACAGTAGCGGCGAGAACGATCTCGTGGATACGAAACCTTCAACCGCccagctgcagcaacagcaacaaccttcgcaacagcagcaacaaggacCACAGCCgaccccacagcagcaacaacagcaacagcaacagcagcaacaacagcaagctCAGCAGCAAGCTCAACAGCAAGCTCAGCAGCAGGCACCGGCGCCAACAGCAAATACATGGAATCCCTACCACCACCATGACGCGTCGCAGCTGGTGAATCCgttcataaaataattatcattCCAGCGAAAACACCGCGAACAAGCTCATAGTTCAACTCCCAGTGGCATTACCAACCGTTGCCAACCTAGCTGCGACACAAGCTTCGATTGACTCGAAGAGACCGTCAACCATAGTGTATGGGAGTGTATGACCGATCCAAGCAACTCTTGGAAACCCAGGAATCCGCGATGCTTATGCCAATGAAAGTGCAATAATTGTGTCCAACTTGCAGGtcgagaaaagagagaaagaaatagcAAAAACAGCTTTAGTTGTTTTCGCTTGACATGCTGCGGAGATCGCGATCGGAATGTAGTAAAAGCGTAGGGAACCGCATTGCCAAATTCTGtataaagcaaacaaaactgctaacgagcaaacaaacaaaacggttaAAATCATACATTTAACGACCCTTGGGACTACCATCGTTCACTGTTCATATAACGTTTCTTTGCACATGGTATCGGTGCAGAAGTACATCACTTTGCTGCCCGCCAATAGAATGAGAACAATAGCACAACGGTTTgctattatttttgtttgattgtttagCTTCTCGCCTGCTCACAATAATTTACGTACAAAACGAAGCTAAGCCattttataatattttatcaaaaactaCGATTGTAGCAAAACGCGTGAGGAGAAATGTCGCCCTTTTCTTAAAAGGTTGATCTGAACTATGATGGTACTGTGTACTTACGCGTAAGCCAAAAAAGGACAGAAGAATACAATTTTCCTAAGCTCAATTTTATGGGGTGAGATTGTGTCTAGAAATGTCTTGGAGTTGAGTGTGAGGTACAGGTGTGAGCTACTTGTGAAAAGACGCCATTCAAGAACAAAATCGGCTGCTGGAATTGTAGAAGTGTTTAAGAATCCCACCACAGGTGCAAGCGCGCTAGTTAAGTTCTACATTTGAAGCAAGCAGAACAAAGTAGCATATGCGTTTTGCATAGCTTTTAGCTTTGTTTACCTTTCGTacttctgttgctgctggtgttcgATTCAAGATGCGGATTGCATCAAAGGATACGACTTCATTGTTGCGGGCTTGACAAAATGTTTCTAGTTTTTCCATTCAATTCCAGCTACAATGTCTCTTCTTCCTtgggcaaaacaaaatatgttatACGTACGTACTACTAACAAACAGTTTAGTGTGATTATTGTACATATAGAGAGTATCGATACAAAACATGgtaatgataataattataataGTGATAATGGTAAAAAGATGTTTATTGGGTGCGTCCAATAAAAGGAATAGAACAAAAAACTATGTTTACTGGAATCTTGGATTATGGAACGAGTTTGGAGCAAAATGTGCTGAAAATGGACCACACACCATAAAAGCATTCACCGCGTTTTTGAGTTTAAgacaatttttatttctttcattAGTTTAAGTGGTATACCTCCCCTGCGACCAGTTGGATCTGGAGGACGGTGGACATTATCTTGATACAACTTCACATGCAACTTCTACCTGGCGCGTTCGCGAGGAAAGTATCTCCGGTAGCAGTGGATTGTGTGTTGGTAGTTTACGCTTACGTTGTGCCTATGTTTGACACTGACAAATGCCACTGCTTTCTAATCGAGTTTCGCAGCCGAGGGCTCCAGTAAATTTCTGCGATCAATACTATCCCAGCTAACTTTACACGAGAAGCACAACTAAACGTACACGCGCTAGTAATTTACAATTGGAAATTAACGCATACAATAGGGTACGGTACTGCTAGGtacagcagcaccatcgagAGCAAAAGTGGTGCTGTACGCCAAATTCAGTGTAGATGGTGCTCATCGCTGTATGCCTTCTTTCGCAGCATACCGGGCAATTACAGCATTCACTCTGCTGCAGAATAAAGCCAGCTGCAACACTGGATGGCAATCGAGTATCGAAGCAGACACGAGGTCACAAAACCCAAAAGGATGATCGAAATCAGACGGACGCGTCGTTAAGGATGTACGTGGGAAGTTCAACGTCTCTTCAAATTTCACAGTGACTCAACGTTTCAGCGCGGTTATTATGCGGCCTAGGTTTTGTCTTCGTAGCTCTGgcgtgatggtgatgatgattgatAGATTACATTTAAAAAGTACACTATTGACATCCACTTCTGATGGGATGACAGTGTTATGTGTTGATCTGCTCGTCGATAGAACTTTGTTTTGAATCAAACTTAGTAAGGACGTTGTCGTTGATCATTGCGGTTGTTACGATCACtgcaaaaaatagaacataACAttagaaaaatgaaaaacagcCAACCGACTGGTTAGTGAGCAAACGTAGGACTTACTTTCCGCGCATTGCACCTCCGCCGTATCCACCCGAACCACCGCCATCTCGTCCTCCGCGGTTAGAGCCACCAAAGCTACGATCACTGCCGGCACCTCCGCCACGGTTGCTAAACGATCCTCGGTCGCGATTTCCACCACCCATTCCTCCACCACCGTTGCGATTaccaccaccgaagccgccacctccgccaccagcacTGTCGCCTTTCGGAGCTTTACAACGATTGCACTCGTTGCGCCAGGCAAAGTTCTTGTTGTTACAATCGCCGCAATTCCAGTCACCCTCGCGGtcttggccaccaccgccaccgaaacctCCGCCTCCACCCCCAGCACGGCCTGCACCACCTCCCATgggtccaccgccaccaccaggccGGGATCGACTATCGTCCCGATCGCCTCCCATGCGATTGAAGCCGGAACTCCgatctccaccaccaccgcggtcaccacctccaccgcccCGGCCGTAACCGCCaggtccgccgccgcccttgTTGAAGCCTCCACGGCTGCCTCCCTTATTTTGCCAGGTGCTAACTCTTTGGGCCAACGTCACTTTGATTACCGATCCGTTGAATTCCTTGTTGTCGAACCAACCGATAGCGGATTGTGCAGCGCTAGCATCGTCATATGTGACCGTCGCTTCACCTTTCATGTTCCCCGTTTCTTTGTCTTTATACATCCATATTTTCGGTTTCTGAGTGCGCTTGTCCCGCTAACGAAAGGCAAACATAAAAGATACATGTTTGAAACGCGTTACAAGCGAATTATCCGAAAAACAAGCGCCTACCTTAATCACACCGATTGATCCGAAACGTTCAGCTATCTCCTCTTCCGTCGTTTCCGGTGTCATGCCTTGGATGAAGATCGTGTCCTCCTGAGTGACCATTTCTCCATCGCTTCCTGAGACGATAGGCGCACGGAACAACAAGTGTGGTGTGGGTGTTGTGCAGGAAAAAtaaagagaggaagagatgCAAAACGCATATGCAACCGCATTCCATTAGTACACTCTATGGTTCGATCGGCTACTAAAAATAACGACACAGTCTCTCCTTTTTACGCTCGTTTACGATATTacgcttttttcgttatttgttGCGATTTAACTACGAAACGCTTTGAAACCTTCTGATTTTAACGCATGATTTGTGTTTGTATATTGTTACCCTACAACATAACGACTGCTAAATGACGGATTGCCATGCACACCCACGATCGAGGCAGGGCGAAACACAACTCTCTTACACAGTAGTGACCAGTAACGGAACCAACAAATTCCCAGCCCTTTAAACTGTTCGTCGGACGATGTTTGCCGCCATTCAAGCTAAACCATGTGAGCCTCACGTTCTCTTCGCTTATACCGCTTcgcgaaaccaaacaaaaactatgCTGAGAACGATGGACACAGTGGAAAAAGGTTAATTTCGATTGCACCGCGAACATGCTTTGATACAAAGAATTGATAAAATTGTCCAATTTAAGTAATGCTGATAGAGAGCCATTTGACCATGacaaaagcaacagaaaaacaataaaaacgtaaaacaaataCTTTATACAATCTTCTCCTCGAATCAAACGATGATGTTTCAAAAATGAGCAATCTCCATCGATCCCTAGACATCATCAAAGCAATCGAAAGTCGTAGCCATTGCAGAAATCAGACAATTTAACGTTTAGGTCGTTTTGTAACAAGCGCTGTGCTTCTCCGCGGATAGTTTGTCAAAATCCTATAGgcttttttaaacttttattattttatttgttcttcATCTTCCAGGTCGATTTGATTGTGATATACTGTAATCCGTTTTGTCAATCAAATTTCTCGCTAACGTCATCCACAAACATTCCCGAACGGCATCATGCTGGGGATGTGTCCCGATgtgaaaaaaacgaagcaggcCGCAAGCATGAAAGAATGAGAGATCCCGGAAGGGGTTTTCTAATTCGCGCCTGTTGAGTAAGAAGGTGACGTTTTCCTGTCGTTAAATGATTATCGGActaaatatttcaaacaaagCTGCCTAATCCTAATGATACTAACAAGAGATGCTGGCTATTGTGAGACTATCGGGCAACCCGAGCACAATCAGCAGTGGCACGGATTAAGTGCCGGCCAGTTAAAGAGAGGTTTAAATTCGAAAACGTTTCATCATTTTTGTTCACTCTCTGTTTCctattcttttttttgtttctcgtcGTTTTACTTCGGCACAGGGTGCACTAGTGTAACAGTAGCATGTTAAAGTAGTATTGACTATATAAAATAATAGAATAGAACagtgaaaaaataatattttcaccGAACAGTCGCTCGGTGTTTACCTTTGTTATAACCACCcttgttgccgccgccactgctaTAACACATGAAACCAAACACCATTTCGTTACATATTTGTTGTTGATCGcacgaacacgcacacacagagtggAGTAGAATTGGTTGTAGAAATAATGGTAATGGTGGTAGAAATTGAGGTAGAAATGAGTTGTATATGAATCTTGTTTACGTCGCCGTTGTTGCATTGCATTTGTAACATATGTATGTGGTGGTACTTTTggtttgttgcaaaaataataatttggTTGTTTCGAGTTTTATTCAATAACATTTAAAATTCAGTGTTAGCTGGTTTAAGAGATAGTGTGGGATAGTTACGACTTCGAACACTAATcagttaaatttaaatcattcaTAAGTTCAGGTTTTTAACATTAACCCGTTTGCTTCGTTGATGTatgtttacaaaatatttgaaaaaaatccatacTTTTACGCTGTTTTAGAGAAATAACAAAATCGTGCATGAACAACGCATGTCACCATATTTTCCACAAACTATCATTTGGAACGTGGAACACACCTTTAGAAGTTGCGTACTCCTCAGCCAGAGTTAGCCTTCAAATAGGGACTCAAAGAGAGGTTCGTAAGAGTAATTtattgaatttgaattgaaacATTAAAGTTCTTGTGTAAATggacaaaacagcaaacataCTCTAACATTGGAGATTAACCAACCACCATCGGGCCGATTGATTCAAAACACTCGAAACTGGAAAGGATTGTGAGTATTCTACTTCCGGAAAGGGAAGGAAAGGACGATAGAAATAAATTCTATTTATTATCGCTACGATCTAACGAACGATGCTCACCTGTAGCCGCCGGTTTGGTTACCACCTCTTCTGTCAAAACTGTTGCCTCCCCGATTGCCGTCGCCGTACCCACCATCACTGTTGCCACCacgtccaccgccaccgttatTGTAATCTGCAGGGGGTTTGGTTGAGACAAAATGTGACATAGTTTTAggatatgtttttttttacatgcGATAACTAACTATCGAAGCACTAGAATATTACATCCCGGTCCCTTGCTCGTTTACAATTTTGTACCGATCCGAGTGTCCTTGAGATGTTTACCAGTGATCCCTCAGTAATGCTCCCACAGCACGGGGACGCTACTGCCCTGTTTACATGATAGCGGCGGCTCACTTACCACTTTGTCCACCGTAGCCACCGCCAACAGAACCGGAACTCTGCTGTCCGTagccaccggtggcgccaCCGCCGAATTTATTCATCGGAGGAGGCTGGCTGAAATTCTGGTTAATTGGTGGCGGAGGCACATTGAACTGAACCGGGCCACCGCCGTAATCCTGCCCGCCGTATCCGCCGTATTCTGTCAcagaagtggaaaaaaaaatcacacataACATGGACGGAAAATGGTCGTAGCCTCAGTCATCGAAGCAATCTCTGTCGGATCACATGGATATTTATCAGTTTAAAATCCGGCCGAAACATAATCCACACTTTTACCCGCGAATACGGTTTATGCTTTGATGCTGGCTTTGATTTTCAAAATGGACGACGCCataagccgccgccgcaaaaaAGCCATGGCGCCCACTAAGCCTACATGTTTCGATATCATGCCTACATCGCCAGTAGTAAACTTAAAAATTCCCTTCCACATACTCTAAACTAACCCTATACGACACTTACGATCCGACATGACGATGGTTTTCGAGTTCTGCGAGCCACTAAATTCACTTTCACGATCCCTAACACTCGTGTTTCCCGTCAATAGCTGCCTCGGAAAGCGCACaatttttcacacttcacaTCCGTCAGAGACATCCGAAAAATGGCACCGGACAGAGctcacaccaacacacactcgcttGCTTTTGAGTTGACTTTATTTGACGTTACAGCGTTACGGCGCCTTTGCGGGGCGTTACACCCAAAGTAGAGTGCTCCCTATCCGCGTATATAAAAGTGATCCCTTATTTTATCTACAGTAGTTTCATCTTAATACTATAAAATATGTAACCTTAATGTGAAAATTCGAACCGGAACATATTTTACGTTGACTTCCAGTTATATTTATTACAAACAAATTCAGATATGATTGAAACATTCGTTATCTTTAAAGCCACAACATCGAAGAGCCACCCTGTATGCTTACTCGTCCTCAACACGCCAAACATCGCGGCCGTTCTGTCATGCTCGCTAACAATACATAAACGAACTTGCAGTGGCCCGGAtgcctggccgccgccgattcgCATTAACATAATTTAGAATCTACCATCACTGGCGGATACGTGCGTGCAGATTCCACGCAACTAATCGATTGATGTCGTGAAAGTGTTCTTTTGTGGGTGCGTGCAACGATTGCGGTAgatgtgtgtttggttttgtgtgttcaTGTTTCCCCAGCGCAATTTTCCAGCTCCCGTAACACAGTAGTTTGTAGCATTGCAAATGCTTTTGTGTTGAATGTGCTCATAATACTCCCAGTCGCTGCCTTACCGAATTTTCCATCATCCGTACTAATTTGACCAACGCGACAATTGGCTGCGATGGCGTCACCTTTCCGTTATACGCACGCAATAACTGCTCGGTAGGTGTTTATGATTCT
It includes:
- the LOC128271261 gene encoding RNA-binding protein cabeza isoform X1; the protein is MSDQYGGYGGQDYGGGPVQFNVPPPPINQNFSQPPPMNKFGGGATGGYGQQSSGSVGGGYGGQSDYNNGGGGRGGNSDGGYGDGNRGGNSFDRRGGNQTGGYSSGGGNKGGYNKGSDGEMVTQEDTIFIQGMTPETTEEEIAERFGSIGVIKRDKRTQKPKIWMYKDKETGNMKGEATVTYDDASAAQSAIGWFDNKEFNGSVIKVTLAQRVSTWQNKGGSRGGFNKGGGGPGGYGRGGGGGDRGGGGDRSSGFNRMGGDRDDSRSRPGGGGGPMGGGAGRAGGGGGGFGGGGGQDREGDWNCGDCNNKNFAWRNECNRCKAPKGDSAGGGGGGFGGGNRNGGGGMGGGNRDRGSFSNRGGGAGSDRSFGGSNRGGRDGGGSGGYGGGAMRGNDRNNRNDQRQRPY
- the LOC128271261 gene encoding RNA-binding protein cabeza isoform X2, with amino-acid sequence MSDQYGGYGGQDYGGGPVQFNVPPPPINQNFSQPPPMNKFGGGATGGYGQQSSGSVGGGYGGQSDYNNGGGGRGGNSDGGYGDGNRGGNSFDRRGGNQTGGYSGGGNKGGYNKGSDGEMVTQEDTIFIQGMTPETTEEEIAERFGSIGVIKRDKRTQKPKIWMYKDKETGNMKGEATVTYDDASAAQSAIGWFDNKEFNGSVIKVTLAQRVSTWQNKGGSRGGFNKGGGGPGGYGRGGGGGDRGGGGDRSSGFNRMGGDRDDSRSRPGGGGGPMGGGAGRAGGGGGGFGGGGGQDREGDWNCGDCNNKNFAWRNECNRCKAPKGDSAGGGGGGFGGGNRNGGGGMGGGNRDRGSFSNRGGGAGSDRSFGGSNRGGRDGGGSGGYGGGAMRGNDRNNRNDQRQRPY
- the LOC128272884 gene encoding broad-complex core protein-like, which encodes MSTGLVDKSFVNNDELFYLKWNNFQKNVSTQFEKLREEDDLVDITFACEGRMLTAHKLVLFACSPYFKELLKKNPSPHPVFFMNDVKYDVLKAILQYMYLGEVHITNENLKEFIKTAEGLQIRGLSKENNADLIIPTGPDHGVACLRRDDKNDQMLDEFCRKRADVTDIQSASSVLNIKRVKTGPDGSMTGGAQDGSVSNVEPKVEMVEYLDSEAPTHHSPTYCSMDNYSEKNNPRNNAMAAAHMGPMGNAGFPPSAVPPGAGAGANQPGGSGGHGHEHNVHEYKSEDDSSWMEKSLDNISVNSEQSLKYNSGSGGGAGNGGSSGNGGSDKSKGRTSRNSNRSVDDKANCLTPRCCPVCSRLYSNVSNLRQHMRLIHNPTAVCCPICQKHFNSELYLKRHYSSIHSINPNSSGENDLVDTKPSTAQLQQQQQPSQQQQQGPQPTPQQQQQQQQQQQQQQAQQQAQQQAQQQAPAPTANTWNPYHHHDASQLVNPFIK